In a single window of the Dinghuibacter silviterrae genome:
- a CDS encoding dienelactone hydrolase family protein, protein MNIVLAAFSLLTLCGPAGAVCTPAGQTGGDTGAYTAGFKTLRLRDTTRIYSTNSDRGSELHFRPIDIDIWYPAKANSADTSMSVRNVFRLLEERANYYTGTKFGNGLGGQIAQLFCDHLHCSDSARVLNAKTRSFAGAAPATGRFPLVVYLSAFNGMSYENFPFFEALAQHGLVVVAVSSIGAKYPGEMTMRRVDLMAQVQDALNAIDVLKQNPEVDPTRIGVVGYSWGGLAGTILAGKLSAAKCVVSFDGSEFHHYGPAKEENRNFDSIRYHADFAGMKLAVPYLRLESTLPDEDDKPEPFDSVYDFKEKLSGLIRIFAVDSSRHENFGCLPFVVKASGQHCGTEDPYPVIIGFTLSFLEDQLAGKHQFEAEKKRDAGKITQKSAYSASHASP, encoded by the coding sequence ATGAATATTGTCCTTGCTGCCTTCTCACTATTGACCTTATGCGGACCCGCGGGCGCCGTATGCACACCTGCCGGCCAAACGGGCGGAGATACCGGAGCATATACCGCCGGTTTCAAAACGCTCCGGCTAAGAGACACCACCAGGATTTACAGCACGAATTCGGACAGAGGGAGTGAATTGCATTTCCGGCCGATCGATATAGACATCTGGTACCCGGCAAAAGCAAACTCCGCGGACACTTCCATGTCGGTCCGGAACGTCTTCCGGCTGTTGGAAGAAAGGGCCAACTATTACACCGGCACCAAGTTTGGTAATGGCCTCGGGGGGCAGATCGCCCAGCTTTTCTGCGACCATTTGCACTGCTCCGATTCGGCAAGGGTGTTGAATGCCAAGACCCGCAGTTTTGCCGGTGCCGCGCCTGCGACCGGCAGATTCCCTTTGGTGGTCTATCTCTCCGCCTTTAACGGGATGAGCTATGAGAACTTCCCTTTTTTCGAGGCGTTGGCGCAGCATGGCTTGGTGGTCGTGGCGGTGAGCTCCATCGGGGCGAAATATCCCGGGGAAATGACGATGCGCAGGGTGGACTTGATGGCGCAGGTACAGGATGCCCTTAACGCTATCGATGTACTGAAACAAAACCCGGAAGTCGATCCCACCCGTATTGGCGTCGTGGGGTATAGCTGGGGCGGCCTTGCCGGGACCATCCTGGCCGGTAAGCTGTCCGCTGCAAAGTGCGTCGTATCCTTTGATGGATCGGAGTTCCACCATTATGGCCCGGCGAAGGAAGAAAACAGGAATTTCGACAGTATAAGGTATCACGCTGATTTTGCAGGAATGAAGCTGGCTGTACCCTATCTCCGGCTGGAAAGTACCCTCCCGGACGAGGACGACAAACCCGAACCCTTTGACTCGGTGTATGATTTCAAAGAAAAACTGTCCGGTCTCATCCGGATATTTGCCGTCGATTCTTCCCGGCATGAGAATTTTGGATGCCTGCCCTTTGTGGTAAAGGCCTCGGGGCAACATTGCGGGACGGAGGATCCTTATCCGGTTATTATAGGTTTTACCCTGTCTTTCCTGGAAGATCAACTGGCGGGGAAACACCAGTTCGAGGCGGAAAAAAAGCGTGACGCCGGTAAAATCACACAAAAATCCGCCTATTCGGCGTCCCATGCTTCTCCCTAA
- a CDS encoding helix-turn-helix domain-containing protein has product MSRPILKESPPLTKADCFSIFSRYKTEFNFPVHYHEEFELNFIESAPGVRRIVGSSMEEINDLELVLVGPNIPHAWFTHKCTSEQILEITIQFHRDLFHETFLKRNQLNFVRMMFERSLKGISFSRRTIERLAPRLKTLPGKEGFDSVMELMGILHELSISPDSRTLSDDVNYNSDMIYADVQRVEKVVDFINEHFGRTVRLAEAADLVDMSETAFSRFFKAKTGITFVDYLNDIRIGHASMMLIDTTTSISEVAAGCGFTSITNFNRIFKKRKGIVPTEFREKHGTPNRRIFV; this is encoded by the coding sequence ATGTCAAGACCTATACTGAAAGAAAGCCCTCCCCTGACGAAGGCCGATTGTTTTTCCATCTTTTCCAGGTATAAGACGGAATTCAATTTCCCGGTGCACTACCATGAGGAATTCGAACTGAACTTTATCGAAAGCGCCCCCGGCGTGCGAAGGATCGTGGGCAGCAGCATGGAAGAAATCAACGACCTGGAGCTCGTCCTGGTCGGGCCCAACATCCCCCATGCCTGGTTCACCCACAAATGCACCAGCGAACAGATCCTGGAGATCACCATCCAATTCCACAGGGACCTCTTCCACGAAACCTTCCTGAAGCGGAACCAACTGAATTTCGTCCGGATGATGTTCGAGCGTTCCCTGAAAGGGATCTCCTTTTCCCGGAGAACCATCGAACGGCTCGCACCCAGGCTCAAAACGCTGCCCGGTAAGGAAGGGTTTGATTCCGTCATGGAGCTCATGGGCATCCTCCACGAACTCTCCATCTCCCCCGATTCCAGGACCCTGTCGGACGACGTTAATTACAATTCAGACATGATCTATGCGGACGTACAGCGGGTGGAAAAGGTCGTGGACTTTATCAACGAACACTTTGGCCGGACGGTCCGCCTTGCTGAGGCCGCCGACCTTGTAGATATGTCCGAGACCGCCTTTAGCCGGTTCTTCAAGGCCAAGACCGGTATCACCTTCGTGGACTACCTCAACGACATCCGCATCGGTCATGCCTCCATGATGCTCATCGACACGACCACCTCCATCTCCGAAGTGGCCGCGGGCTGCGGTTTTACCAGCATCACCAACTTCAACCGGATCTTCAAAAAACGGAAAGGGATCGTACCGACGGAGTTTAGGGAGAAGCATGGGACGCCGAATAGGCGGATTTTTGTGTGA
- a CDS encoding prolipoprotein diacylglyceryl transferase, producing MYPTLSYLIHDLTGLDVNLPVPTFGFVVALSFWAAYWVFTREFKRKMAMGGIPPLSVHRLMDTLLLCCGVLGFAGAVLLAMIEDPHGFHYNGLNYYGGLIFGSLTYLVITRFKGIPFAVAADIGSPGMMLAYGLGRIGCHLSGDGDWGTVHTAPAPYWLPAWAWGCRYPHNVIHEGAYIPGCGGAYCTELVEPVYPTSLYEAIACLLLFAWLWFLRRRITRPGLLFALFAFLVGTERFLIEFIRVTPRYAFLGLSQAQYISLLYIGLSIFMYFYALKSGSNAKIVPIKT from the coding sequence ATGTATCCCACGCTCTCCTACCTGATCCATGACCTGACGGGCCTCGACGTCAACTTACCGGTGCCCACGTTCGGGTTTGTGGTGGCCCTCTCCTTTTGGGCGGCCTACTGGGTATTTACGCGGGAATTCAAGCGGAAAATGGCCATGGGCGGAATTCCCCCGCTTTCCGTGCACCGTCTTATGGATACCCTGCTCCTTTGTTGCGGGGTCCTCGGTTTCGCGGGAGCCGTGTTGCTGGCCATGATCGAAGACCCGCACGGGTTCCACTACAATGGGTTGAACTATTACGGCGGGCTGATCTTCGGCTCCCTGACGTACCTTGTCATCACGCGTTTCAAGGGTATCCCTTTCGCCGTTGCCGCCGACATAGGCAGCCCCGGGATGATGCTGGCCTATGGTTTGGGAAGGATCGGGTGTCACTTGTCGGGAGACGGAGACTGGGGAACCGTTCATACCGCACCCGCTCCGTACTGGCTGCCTGCCTGGGCCTGGGGCTGCCGTTACCCCCACAATGTGATCCACGAAGGGGCGTATATACCCGGATGCGGCGGCGCCTATTGTACGGAGCTGGTCGAACCGGTGTACCCTACCTCGCTTTACGAGGCGATTGCATGCCTGCTGCTTTTTGCATGGCTGTGGTTTTTGCGGCGCCGGATCACCCGGCCCGGGCTCCTCTTCGCGCTTTTTGCTTTCCTCGTGGGGACGGAACGGTTCCTCATTGAATTCATCCGCGTAACCCCCCGTTATGCTTTCTTAGGTTTGAGCCAGGCACAATACATATCATTGTTATATATTGGACTATCAATTTTTATGTACTTTTATGCTTTGAAGTCCGGCTCTAATGCCAAAATAGTGCCGATTAAGACGTGA
- a CDS encoding RagB/SusD family nutrient uptake outer membrane protein — MRKNIALPAVLAVCISMGACKKNGYLSSTVTSNLDSNAVFQDSTYAMEFLNNLYVNIGFATDPMRFNGGSYAAGLESACDEAEGPNASSSNGFTMFALGTVTPTVVPTDAWGTSYGMIRAANQYLRHLGIIPFNAQLKAETKGEARFLRAWYYFILLEHYGGIPLIGDTVYADATQISAVRSSFRACVNYIASECDSAAVALPLTQSGSNYGRASKGACLALKSRLYLYAASPLFQNGGIGQGTALDSIVAYPDADPSRWVLAANAAQAVITTGAYSLFVDSIPGKLGYGFMSIFLQRYNTEYILAHMMDPNRYLEHLWDAPSRGGSGGPHPYQELLDAFPMSNGLAITDPNSGYDPSQPYQNRDPRMGYTYMHDSTLRPQVGTNAPSPLEIYLNANVSPPVASSQDAVYQGTPTGYYINKMIDTGVIQINIPTSSRVLPLIRYAEILLNYAEATNESQGPVTTVYQAVEAIRQRAGLRPYQLPTNLSQADMRKAIQNERRIELAFEGNRFFDVRRWMIADSTDNQMMHGMEIDRSSSGTVYKEFNVRQHHFSKAMYLWPLPLSEIAKLPQLQQNPLY; from the coding sequence ATGAGAAAAAATATTGCACTTCCTGCGGTGCTTGCTGTGTGCATTTCTATGGGGGCCTGTAAAAAGAACGGCTACCTGAGCTCCACGGTGACCTCCAACCTGGATTCCAACGCGGTCTTCCAGGACAGTACCTACGCGATGGAGTTCCTCAACAATCTTTATGTCAACATCGGTTTCGCCACCGACCCCATGCGCTTCAACGGCGGCTCTTATGCGGCCGGACTGGAGTCTGCCTGTGATGAGGCGGAGGGTCCGAATGCTTCCAGCTCCAACGGCTTTACGATGTTCGCCCTCGGGACGGTCACGCCCACGGTGGTACCCACCGATGCCTGGGGCACCTCCTACGGGATGATCCGCGCGGCCAACCAATACCTGCGGCACCTGGGCATCATCCCCTTCAATGCCCAACTGAAAGCGGAAACCAAAGGGGAAGCCCGCTTCCTGAGGGCATGGTATTATTTTATCCTGCTCGAACACTATGGCGGCATACCCTTGATCGGGGACACCGTTTACGCCGACGCCACCCAGATCAGCGCGGTACGGAGCAGCTTCAGGGCCTGTGTCAACTATATCGCCTCCGAGTGCGATTCTGCCGCGGTGGCGCTGCCGCTCACGCAATCGGGCTCGAATTATGGCCGGGCCAGCAAGGGCGCCTGCCTGGCGCTCAAGTCGCGGTTGTACCTGTACGCTGCCAGCCCGCTGTTCCAAAACGGCGGTATCGGTCAGGGGACGGCGTTAGACTCGATCGTTGCCTACCCGGATGCCGACCCCAGCCGTTGGGTACTGGCGGCAAACGCAGCCCAGGCGGTGATCACTACGGGCGCCTATAGCCTTTTCGTGGACAGTATCCCCGGGAAGCTGGGGTATGGGTTTATGTCCATCTTCCTGCAACGCTACAACACCGAGTATATCCTGGCGCACATGATGGATCCCAACCGCTACCTGGAGCACCTTTGGGACGCTCCCTCGCGGGGCGGTTCGGGTGGTCCGCATCCCTACCAGGAACTGCTGGATGCCTTTCCTATGAGCAACGGCCTGGCCATCACCGACCCGAATTCGGGTTACGATCCGAGCCAGCCTTACCAGAACCGCGATCCGCGGATGGGGTACACCTACATGCACGACAGTACGCTCCGCCCCCAGGTGGGCACCAACGCACCGTCTCCCCTGGAGATATACCTCAACGCCAACGTCAGCCCGCCGGTGGCGTCCAGCCAGGACGCCGTCTACCAGGGAACACCCACCGGTTACTATATCAACAAGATGATCGATACGGGGGTGATCCAAATCAACATCCCGACATCCAGCCGCGTCCTGCCGCTGATCCGTTATGCGGAGATCCTGCTCAACTATGCCGAGGCGACCAATGAGTCCCAGGGCCCGGTGACCACGGTCTACCAGGCGGTGGAAGCCATCCGTCAGCGGGCGGGGCTCAGGCCGTATCAACTCCCCACGAACCTCAGCCAGGCGGACATGCGCAAGGCCATCCAGAACGAGCGCCGGATCGAACTGGCTTTCGAGGGTAACCGGTTCTTCGACGTCCGGAGGTGGATGATCGCCGACTCGACCGACAACCAGATGATGCACGGCATGGAAATAGACCGCAGCAGTTCGGGTACGGTGTACAAGGAATTCAACGTCCGTCAGCACCACTTTTCCAAGGCCATGTACCTCTGGCCGCTCCCCCTGTCGGAGATCGCAAAACTGCCCCAGTTGCAACAAAACCCCCTTTACTAA
- a CDS encoding DUF5004 domain-containing protein has product MNKILKAALLVMMAAACKVESNLKAPVEPVKKITGTWQIVDATENGTDLMQWFDFTKFRITFADSTYTLDSLLPFMVSANGKWKVDDPQYPFSITLTPTDSAAVVSPLSFPVVGGVRNMILTFSPGCNKNSYQYTLQPVTQ; this is encoded by the coding sequence ATGAACAAAATCCTCAAAGCCGCCCTGCTCGTCATGATGGCGGCCGCCTGTAAGGTCGAGAGCAACCTCAAGGCGCCGGTGGAACCGGTCAAGAAAATCACCGGTACCTGGCAGATCGTGGATGCGACCGAGAACGGGACGGACCTGATGCAGTGGTTCGATTTCACCAAATTCCGGATCACTTTTGCGGACAGTACCTATACGCTCGACAGCCTGCTGCCCTTCATGGTCTCCGCGAACGGGAAGTGGAAGGTCGACGACCCTCAATATCCGTTTTCGATCACGCTTACGCCCACGGACAGCGCCGCGGTTGTTTCTCCGCTGAGCTTCCCCGTGGTAGGCGGCGTCCGGAACATGATCCTTACGTTCAGCCCGGGCTGCAACAAGAATTCGTATCAATACACCCTTCAACCGGTCACCCAATAA
- a CDS encoding DUF4961 domain-containing protein — MTLKLSRKRWNLLWKIGGTVAVLVIVACSVTIDSVTQPASVNGGGVLNVTLNATIITNSNPTANLMVAFLAPKVWNAAANAKLTFTSNISNGPQGMSPIPTTTPAPNGNGLSWQTDLMNTIGHAGNLIPEYEWVAFYSDQQYPTSDNSTYTVTVNIQVPVGESNLLFNMEYVVAESNDGLHSTVFANWPPTSYYSAFIPTTPLRVFGQGTLVDFIHPQLSVVTPSTALDNDIIALPFNAGLVNNGLTSATSVYLCATGYTSNGDSITVCQQTSKTQLQPNGTGNWQIDIWPRGFFNVPAGQTIDSLHYFFTDATGATKVGYAGGSSPFTFTFNCQ; from the coding sequence ATGACACTCAAGCTTAGCCGAAAGCGCTGGAACCTTTTGTGGAAGATAGGCGGTACGGTAGCCGTCCTCGTCATCGTCGCCTGTTCCGTCACGATCGACAGCGTAACCCAGCCCGCCAGCGTCAACGGGGGCGGCGTCCTGAACGTCACCCTTAACGCCACCATCATCACCAACTCCAATCCCACCGCCAACCTGATGGTGGCCTTCCTGGCGCCCAAGGTCTGGAACGCCGCCGCGAACGCGAAGTTGACCTTTACCAGCAACATCTCCAACGGACCGCAGGGCATGTCGCCCATACCCACGACGACGCCCGCACCCAACGGGAACGGTCTGAGCTGGCAAACGGACCTGATGAATACGATCGGGCACGCGGGCAACCTGATCCCGGAATATGAATGGGTGGCCTTCTATTCAGACCAGCAGTACCCCACCTCGGACAACAGTACGTACACCGTCACGGTCAACATCCAGGTACCCGTCGGGGAGTCGAACCTTCTTTTCAACATGGAATATGTCGTCGCGGAAAGCAACGACGGGTTGCACAGTACCGTATTCGCCAACTGGCCGCCTACGTCGTACTACAGCGCCTTTATCCCTACCACCCCCCTGCGGGTATTTGGACAAGGCACGCTGGTGGACTTCATCCACCCCCAGCTCTCGGTCGTGACACCCTCCACCGCCCTGGACAACGACATCATCGCGCTCCCGTTCAACGCGGGCCTCGTCAACAACGGGCTCACGAGCGCTACCAGCGTATACCTCTGCGCGACCGGCTATACCAGCAACGGTGACAGCATTACGGTCTGCCAGCAGACCAGCAAGACCCAGTTGCAACCGAATGGCACCGGGAACTGGCAGATCGATATATGGCCGAGGGGTTTCTTCAACGTCCCCGCCGGGCAAACCATAGACAGCCTGCACTACTTCTTTACCGACGCCACCGGCGCCACCAAGGTTGGATACGCGGGGGGCTCGTCTCCTTTTACTTTCACCTTCAACTGCCAATGA
- a CDS encoding SusC/RagA family TonB-linked outer membrane protein, which translates to MRSPRFPICLLILLLSCQAVLAGGGKPAVSGIVTDSYGHPLAGVLVSVKGQKTATVSGEDGAFHIDAGPGSTLTFQHPRFDFTQVRVGAANVVVRLNERFLTTQQSPGRAAEKADTVELPASASGKIDVLYGQTSSESFLGSISTIGAHEVGETPAPSILYALPGRLAGLDVNQTAGFSSFSTSALTSQNIFLGTFVPNNNSGAGPTDNSEFNVTLRGHGESMGQNPIAIVDGVQRELYSIDPRTIESISILKDPLSNLFLGQNSSRGALIITTRQPQSGPTHLDITAESGAQTSLGLPVPLPAYQYAYLLNEALLNDGKPVAYTQADFNAYRNHTDPYGHPDVNWYNTIIRKNPLLSRINLNASGGSNVARYVINVSYMDQQGMFVTSPANPYNTNLDLQRYIIDSKIDVNVNKNFEVRLQLFGRLQDGNQPGGSNGNASPAAGGGVPSILAGLLSTPNNAYPVYNPDGSFGGNQYYTQNLMAEVVGSGYEQSHLHDVLTNLDLKYKLDQVTKGLWVEGSGNVSVESQTLINRSLQTQVYQMKGTAGVDTTYLGFGKSVAQSNLYSQTAWARYRYFRLAAGYDRTFGDNGISAEIMADQKRTLLNYDLPSQLTNFNGKVAYNYKQKYFVEGAASVSGYNRYAPGHQYGFFYAGGLGWDVTKEPFFQRLFPWVDHFKMRATYGLTGNANVDYYGYYIWREHYQNVAGTYAIGSSYSSGQVNAWAEDGTNNSQVLPNSNATWEKADKFDGGVDLSFLHNTLLFTGDYYHERYFDVMQQRGDNIALIGISYPNENIGKDLYQGAEVSLTYQNHVGNVNYFATGNASVQQTKVLYMQEQYEQNAWNVRTGRPVGQLFGYIVNGLYQTGQAAATGPSIPGYTPKAGDLRYADLNGDGIINQFDEAPLGKGRPLIYYGLTLGFSVLGIECSALFQGVTNREEYEANPYIYEGFIAQNNQYSQAYQQVLGRWIPENAAVATSPRLTAGGNNYNYSPNNVYSSYFLHNGDFWRLKTLSVGYNLPYRVLRRAKIGGIKIFGSAQNLFTHEAFKGIDPEVSLPNYPLQRVLNLGINLKF; encoded by the coding sequence ATGCGCTCACCCAGATTCCCAATATGCTTGCTGATCCTTTTGCTGTCGTGCCAGGCCGTCCTGGCGGGTGGCGGCAAACCCGCGGTGAGCGGTATCGTAACAGACAGCTATGGCCATCCGCTGGCAGGTGTGCTTGTTAGCGTCAAGGGACAAAAAACAGCTACGGTATCCGGCGAGGACGGCGCGTTCCACATCGACGCGGGCCCCGGGTCGACCCTCACCTTTCAACACCCCCGGTTTGACTTTACCCAGGTACGGGTGGGGGCTGCAAACGTCGTCGTCCGGCTCAACGAGCGTTTTCTGACGACACAACAATCACCGGGCCGGGCAGCCGAAAAAGCGGACACCGTGGAACTTCCGGCGAGCGCATCCGGTAAAATAGACGTCCTCTACGGCCAGACCTCCAGCGAATCCTTCCTCGGCTCCATCTCGACCATAGGCGCCCACGAAGTGGGGGAGACGCCGGCCCCGTCTATCTTGTACGCACTGCCGGGACGGCTGGCCGGTCTGGATGTGAATCAGACCGCCGGTTTTTCCAGCTTCAGTACATCCGCGCTCACCTCCCAAAACATTTTCCTGGGTACGTTTGTGCCGAACAATAACAGCGGGGCCGGCCCGACCGACAATTCGGAGTTCAACGTCACACTCCGGGGACACGGAGAGAGCATGGGACAGAACCCCATCGCCATCGTCGACGGCGTGCAACGCGAACTGTATTCCATCGATCCGCGGACGATAGAATCGATCTCTATACTCAAGGATCCCTTGTCCAACCTTTTCCTGGGCCAGAACAGCTCCCGGGGGGCGCTGATCATCACGACCAGGCAGCCGCAGTCCGGTCCCACGCACCTGGACATCACTGCGGAATCCGGCGCCCAGACGTCGCTGGGCCTGCCCGTACCGCTGCCTGCCTATCAATACGCCTACCTCCTCAACGAGGCGCTCCTGAACGACGGTAAACCCGTTGCCTATACACAGGCGGACTTCAACGCCTACCGGAACCATACCGATCCCTACGGCCACCCGGACGTGAACTGGTACAATACCATTATCCGGAAAAACCCACTGCTCAGCCGGATCAACCTGAACGCTTCCGGTGGTTCAAACGTGGCGCGGTATGTCATTAACGTCAGCTATATGGATCAACAGGGGATGTTCGTCACGTCCCCGGCCAATCCATACAACACCAACCTGGACCTCCAGCGGTACATCATCGACTCCAAGATCGACGTCAACGTGAATAAGAATTTCGAGGTCAGGTTGCAACTCTTTGGCCGTCTCCAGGACGGGAACCAGCCCGGCGGCAGCAACGGCAATGCCAGCCCGGCCGCCGGCGGCGGCGTCCCGAGCATCCTTGCGGGGCTCCTCAGCACGCCCAACAACGCTTACCCGGTGTATAATCCTGACGGCTCCTTCGGGGGCAACCAATACTACACCCAGAACCTCATGGCCGAAGTCGTGGGCTCGGGTTACGAACAAAGCCACCTCCACGACGTATTGACGAACTTGGACCTGAAGTATAAACTGGACCAGGTAACCAAAGGGCTTTGGGTGGAAGGCAGCGGAAACGTCTCCGTGGAGTCCCAAACCCTGATCAACCGAAGCCTCCAGACCCAGGTATACCAGATGAAGGGCACAGCGGGGGTGGACACCACCTACCTCGGCTTCGGCAAATCGGTGGCCCAAAGCAACCTCTACAGCCAGACGGCCTGGGCCAGGTACCGGTATTTTCGCCTGGCGGCCGGGTACGACCGGACCTTCGGCGACAATGGCATTAGCGCGGAAATCATGGCCGACCAGAAGCGCACGCTGCTCAACTACGACCTGCCTTCCCAACTGACCAACTTCAACGGCAAGGTGGCCTATAACTACAAACAAAAATACTTTGTCGAAGGTGCCGCGAGTGTCAGCGGGTACAACCGCTATGCCCCGGGACATCAGTACGGGTTTTTCTACGCCGGCGGGCTGGGCTGGGATGTCACGAAGGAACCCTTCTTCCAACGCCTCTTCCCCTGGGTCGATCATTTCAAGATGCGCGCCACCTATGGCCTTACCGGCAACGCCAACGTAGATTATTATGGATATTATATCTGGCGGGAACACTACCAGAATGTGGCCGGGACCTATGCGATCGGAAGCTCCTATAGCAGCGGCCAGGTCAACGCCTGGGCGGAAGACGGCACCAACAACAGCCAGGTGTTGCCCAACAGCAACGCCACCTGGGAAAAGGCGGACAAATTCGACGGGGGCGTGGACTTGTCGTTCCTGCACAATACGCTTTTGTTCACGGGAGACTATTACCACGAGCGCTACTTCGACGTCATGCAGCAACGGGGCGACAACATCGCGCTGATAGGGATCAGTTATCCAAACGAGAACATCGGCAAAGACCTGTACCAGGGCGCGGAGGTCTCCCTGACCTACCAGAACCACGTGGGTAACGTCAACTATTTCGCGACCGGTAACGCCTCGGTTCAACAGACCAAGGTCCTGTACATGCAGGAGCAATACGAGCAGAACGCCTGGAACGTCCGTACGGGCCGGCCGGTGGGCCAGCTCTTCGGTTATATCGTCAATGGCCTTTACCAGACGGGCCAGGCGGCGGCCACCGGCCCCAGCATCCCGGGGTATACGCCCAAGGCCGGCGACCTCCGGTACGCGGACCTGAACGGCGACGGAATCATCAACCAGTTCGACGAGGCCCCGCTTGGCAAGGGCCGCCCGTTGATCTACTACGGGCTGACGCTGGGCTTCAGTGTGCTGGGGATCGAATGCAGCGCCTTGTTCCAGGGCGTGACCAACCGGGAGGAATACGAAGCAAACCCCTATATCTACGAAGGCTTTATCGCCCAAAACAACCAATACTCCCAGGCCTATCAGCAAGTCCTGGGACGGTGGATACCGGAAAACGCGGCCGTCGCGACTTCCCCGAGGCTGACGGCCGGCGGCAATAACTATAACTACAGCCCCAATAACGTCTACTCGTCTTATTTCTTACACAACGGCGACTTCTGGCGGCTGAAAACCCTGAGCGTCGGCTACAACCTGCCGTACCGCGTACTCAGGCGGGCGAAGATCGGCGGGATTAAGATTTTTGGCAGCGCCCAGAACTTGTTCACCCACGAAGCCTTCAAGGGGATCGATCCCGAAGTGTCCTTACCAAACTATCCCCTGCAACGGGTGCTGAACCTGGGGATCAACCTTAAATTCTAA